The Helianthus annuus cultivar XRQ/B chromosome 16, HanXRQr2.0-SUNRISE, whole genome shotgun sequence genome includes a window with the following:
- the LOC110882692 gene encoding serine/threonine/tyrosine-protein kinase HT1, with product MGLRAKSQLGCTTSPLTHQNSTKVSSKRKMKRDYYCWSKLFNHGGGKVLSVEMVDDYMVDLSKLFLGHRFAHGANSQLYHGSYKDEPVAVKIIQVSGDNENKKLAIRLENQFASEVNLLSRLHHQNVIKFEAACRQPQVFCIITEYLSKGSLRAYLNKLEDDTRKEKEYLPISKLIKMALDVARGMEYIHSQGVVHRDLKPENILINEDFQLKIADFGISCEEAYCEFLADGLGTYRWMAPEVIKWKSYGRKVDVYAFGLILWEMVAGTIPYKDMTPVQAAFAVAHKNLRPSIPANCPPAMRALIEQCWSSHPEKRPEFWQVVKVLEEFEAFIAREGNLNLLQHSTCLDHKKGLRHWIQKLGCHHHQQSKSPIVSTN from the exons atggggtTGAGGGCAAAATCGCAACTTGGCT GTACTACGAGTCCTTTAACACATCAAAATTCCACAAAGGTTAGCAGTAAACGAAAGATGAAAAGGGATTATTATTGTTGGTCAAAGTTGTTTAATCATGGTGGAGGGAAAGTTCTTTCGGTTGAGATGGTTGATGACTATATGGTTGACCTTTCAAAGCTTTTTCTTGGTCATAGATTTGCTCATGGTGCAAATAGTCAACTTTACCATGGATCATATAAGGATGAACCTGTAGCGGTTAAGATAATTCAGGTTTCTGGTGATAACGAAAACAAAAAACTAGCAATTCGACTCGAAAATCAGTTTGCAAGTGAAGTAAATCTGTTGTCTCGTCTTCACCATCAAAATGTCATTAAG TTTGAAGCTGCTTGTAGACAACCTCAGGTTTTCTGTATTATTACCGAGTACCTTTCAAAAGGTTCATTAAGGGCATACTTGAATAAGCTAGAGGATGATACAAGAAAAGAGAAAGAATATCTTCCAATAAGTAAGCTTATCAAGATGGCGTTAGACGTTGCTCGTGGAATGGAATACATTCATTCACAAGGCGTTGTTCACAGGGATCTGAAGCCCGAAAACATACTAATAAACGAGGATTTCCAGCTTAAGATTGCCGATTTTGGTATTAGTTGTGAGGAGGCGTACTGTGAGTTTTTGGCAGATGGTCTTGGAACTTACCGTTGGATGGCTCCCGAGGTGATTAAATGGAAATCCTACGGTCGGAAAGTTGATGTGTATGCGTTTGGGCTCATTTTATGGGAGATGGTGGCTGGGACTATCCCGTATAAAGATATGACTCCAGTTCAAGCTGCATTTGCTGTAGCTCATAAG AATCTACGGCCATCTATTCCAGCTAACTGTCCTCCGGCAATGAGAGCATTAATCGAGCAATGTTGGTCATCACATCCCGAAAAAAGGCCCGAATTCTGGCAGGTGGTGAAGGTGTTAGAGGAGTTTGAGGCATTCATCGCTCGCGAGGGAAATTTGAATCTTTTACAACACTCGACATGTTTAGATCATAAAAAGGGGCTTCGTCACTGGATTCAGAAACTCGGGtgtcatcatcatcaacaatccaAGTCACCCATTGTGTCCACTAATTAA
- the LOC110885802 gene encoding serine/threonine/tyrosine-protein kinase HT1, producing MDDDANSWIRRAKFSHTVCHRLDSARLASYLTDVEPIRFAGVKTRPPKALGEPKPVQIQTNPVTNKSRTVTPPPKTTVPDTFKEARSNTKRFSTPHPQRVESEKGYKGKKTFNRNMTAVDMRSPQNGAASPLKHFNSMKISSTKRKMKRDYSWSKLFDNGGGKVISVEMVDDHMVDLSKLFLGHRFAHGANSQLYHGIYKDEPVAVKIIRVPDDDENEELVIRLENQFAREVNLLSRLHHPNVIKFVAACRQPRVFCIITEYLSEGSLRAYLHKLEDNTGKEKEYLPLEKLIKMALDIARGMEYIHSQGVIHRDLKPENILISEDFQLKIADFGIGCEEAYCDFLADDPGTYRWMAPEMIKRKSYGRKVDVYGFGLILWEMVAGTIPYKDMTPIQAAFAVVHKNLRPTIPANCPPAMRALIEQCWSSHPEKRPEFWQVVKVLEEFETLVAREGNLDLLQYPTCLDHKKGLRHWIQKLGPHHHQHHHQQSNPPMPKPRFS from the exons ATGGATGATGATGCTAATTCTTGGATTAGAAGAGCAAAGTTTTCTCATACAGTTTGTCATAGGTTAGATTCCGCAAGATTAGCCTCATATTTAACGGATGTTGAACCGATTCGATTCGCGGGTGTGAAGACCCGGCCTCCGAAAGCTCTTGGTGAGCCGAAACCGGTTCAAATCCAAACAAACCCCGTGACAAACAAGTCTAGAACCGTAACCCCGCCACCCAAAACGACGGTTCCCGACACCTTTAAGGAGGCACGGTCTAATACCAAACGGTTCTCGACTCCACATCCTCAAAGGGTAGAAAGCGAAAAAGGGTATAAAGGGAAGAAAACGTTTAATAGGAACATGACAGCGGTTGACATGAGGTCTCCGCAAAATGGTGCTGCGAGTCCTTtgaaacattttaattccatGAAGATTAGTAGTACTAAACGAAAGATGAAACGGGATTATTCTTGGTCAAAGTTGTTTGATAACGGCGGAGGGAAAGTTATTTCGGTTGAAATGGTTGACGATCATATGGTTGATCTTTCGAAGCTTTTTCTTGGTCATAGATTTGCTCATGGTGCAAATAGTCAACTTTACCATGGAATTTATAAGGATGAACCCGTAGCGGTTAAGATAATTCGGGTTCCTGATGATGACGAAAATGAAGAACTAGTAATTCGACTTGAGAATCAGTTTGCAAGAGAAGTTAATCTTTTGTCTCGTCTCCACCATCCAAATGTCATTAAG TTTGTAGCTGCTTGTAGACAACCTCGGGTTTTCTGTATTATCACCGAGTACCTTTCAGAAGGTTCATTAAGGGCGTACTTGCATAAGCTCGAGGATAATACGGGAAAAGAGAAGGAATATCTTCCGTTAGAAAAGCTTATCAAGATGGCTTTAGACATTGCTCGTGGAATGGAATACATCCATTCGCAGGGCGTTATTCACAGGGATCTGAAGCCTGAAAATATACTAATAAGTGAGGATTTCCAGCTTAAAATTGCCGATTTTGGCATCGGTTGTGAGGAGGCGTATTGCGATTTTTTGGCAGATGATCCTGGAACTTACCGTTGGATGGCTCCCGAGATGATTAAACGGAAATCCTACGGTCGGAAAGTTGATGTGTACGGATTTGGGCTCATTTTATGGGAGATGGTGGCCGGGACTATTCCATATAAAGATATGACTCCGATACAAGCTGCATTTGCCGTAGTTCATAAG AATCTACGACCGACTATTCCGGCTAACTGTCCTCCAGCAATGAGAGCATTAATCGAGCAATGTTGGTCATCACACCCGGAGAAAAGGCCCGAATTCTGGCAGGTGGTGAAGGTGTTAGAGGAGTTTGAAACATTAGTCGCTCGCGAAGGAAATTTGGATCTTTTACAATACCCGACATGTTTAGATCATAAGAAGGGGCTTCGTCACTGGATTCAAAAGCTCGGccctcatcatcatcaacacCATCATCAACAATCCAACCCGCCCATGCCTAAACCGAGGTTTTCATGA